ATGGTTTCTACAAATTTAGCATTTATAACGGTTATTCTTAAAAATAAAAAAGTCCCGGATTTCTCCGGAACTTTTCTTCAATAATATTTTTTTAGAACCTTAAATCTTAGAAAGTAAATTTCTGAAATTCGTTTTTTCGTCGATAATTCTACGTAAATCAGAAACTGCAACTCTTTCCTGTTTCATCGTGTCTCTGTCTCTTAAAGTTACGGTGTGATGAGTTAAAGAGTCGTGGTCAATTGTAATACAGAAAGGCGTTCCAATTGCATCCTGACGTCTGTAACGTTTTCCGATACTGTCCTTATCTTCATAAATCATGTTGAAATCATATTTCAAATCATTGAAGATCTTCTCCCCATATTCTCCTAAACCATCTTTTTTCATCAATGGTAAAATCGCTGCTTTCACCGGAGCCAAAGCCGGCGGAAGAGATAGAACTGTTCTCTCTGAACCGTCTTCTAAAACTTCATCTTTCAAACAGTTAGAGAAAATTGCGAGGAACAAACGGTCTAAACCAACCGAAGTTTCTACAACATAAGGAACATAATTTTCATTTCTTTCTGCATCGAAATATTGTAATTTACGGCCGGAATGTTTTTCGTGCGCACTCAAATCGAAATCGGTTCTGGAGTGAATTCCTTCCAGTTCTTTAAATCCAAATGGGAACTTAAACTCAATGTCAGCCGCAGCATTTGCGTAATGCGCCAGTTTTTCGTGATCGTGGAATTTATAATTGTTAGCACCCAAACCTAACGCCAAATGCCAGTTCAAACGTTTCTCTTTCCAAGCTTCATAAAAACCTAATTCTGTTCCCGGAGGTACAAAAAACTGCATTTCCATTTGTTCAAATTCACGCATTCTGAAAATAAACTGTCTCGCAACGATCTCATTTCTAAAGGCTTTACCAATTTGAGCAATTCCAAAAGGTAATTTATGACGGGATGTTTTTTGAACATTTAAGAAATTCACAAAAATTCCCTGCGCCGTTTCCGGTCTCAAATATAAATCGGTTGCAGAATCTGCAGATGCTCCTAATTTAGTTCCAAACATTAGGTTGAACTGACGAACATCCGTCCAGTTTTTAGAACCGGTATCAGGATCCGCAAT
This DNA window, taken from Kaistella carnis, encodes the following:
- a CDS encoding glycine--tRNA ligase produces the protein MAKQEDVFKKLISHAKEYGFIFPSSEIYDGLSAIYDYGQNGVELKNNIKQYWWKAMVQLNDNIVGIDSAIFMHPTIWKASGHVDAFNDPLIDNKDSKKRFRADVLLEDYCAKLEDKAQKEIDKAAKRFGDAFDKNEFESTNPRVLEYREKQKTILSRMAQSLEKEDLADVKALIEELEIADPDTGSKNWTDVRQFNLMFGTKLGASADSATDLYLRPETAQGIFVNFLNVQKTSRHKLPFGIAQIGKAFRNEIVARQFIFRMREFEQMEMQFFVPPGTELGFYEAWKEKRLNWHLALGLGANNYKFHDHEKLAHYANAAADIEFKFPFGFKELEGIHSRTDFDLSAHEKHSGRKLQYFDAERNENYVPYVVETSVGLDRLFLAIFSNCLKDEVLEDGSERTVLSLPPALAPVKAAILPLMKKDGLGEYGEKIFNDLKYDFNMIYEDKDSIGKRYRRQDAIGTPFCITIDHDSLTHHTVTLRDRDTMKQERVAVSDLRRIIDEKTNFRNLLSKI